One Nitrospira sp. DNA window includes the following coding sequences:
- a CDS encoding Trehalose synthase, whose translation MLQHDSLWYKDAVFYELHVRAFYDGNDDGIGDFNGLIQKLDYLEWLGVDCLWLLPFYPSPLRDDGYDVADFRNIAPSYGTTEDFRRLLDEAHRRGMRVIVDLILNHTSDQHAWFQAARSSPQAPTRHYYVWSETDQKYPRARIIFVDTEKSNWTWDSEAQAYFWHRFFSHQPDLNYDNPDVRNAMASVMEFWLDQGLDGFRCDAVPYLFERENTICENLPETHRYLKEIRSSIDQRYKGRVLLAEANQWPSDVRPYFGDGDEFHMAFHFPLMPRLFMGVRSEDRQPIIDMFKHTPDIPPTCQWCLFLRNHDELTLEMCTGEERDYMYYAYARDPQMRRNIGIARRLAPLLDNDRRKIELLNSIVFTLPGSPIIYYGDEIGMGDNIHLGDRNGVRTPMHWTADRNAGFSKADPAQLFLPVVADAVYGYQSVNIDAQKQVTHSLLNWMRRMIAVRKKHRVFGRGTLEFLNPANEKILAYLRTYEQQTVLMVHNLAESPQAVELDLRRFRGTLPEELFGTTRFPVIGEQLYVLTLAPYGSYWLHLPPLRQRDNTYSMEWSAI comes from the coding sequence ATGTTGCAGCACGATTCGCTCTGGTACAAGGACGCCGTGTTCTACGAATTGCACGTCCGAGCCTTTTATGACGGCAACGACGACGGGATCGGAGATTTCAACGGGCTGATCCAGAAATTGGATTACCTGGAGTGGCTGGGAGTCGATTGCCTGTGGTTGCTGCCGTTTTATCCCTCGCCTCTGCGGGACGACGGCTATGACGTGGCGGACTTCCGCAACATTGCGCCTTCCTACGGGACCACGGAGGATTTTCGGAGGTTGCTCGACGAAGCTCACCGACGCGGCATGCGGGTGATCGTCGATCTCATCCTCAACCATACTTCGGATCAGCACGCCTGGTTCCAAGCGGCCCGGTCGTCACCGCAGGCGCCGACAAGGCACTACTACGTATGGAGCGAAACGGATCAGAAATATCCTCGCGCCCGAATCATCTTCGTGGACACGGAAAAGTCCAATTGGACGTGGGATTCCGAAGCCCAAGCCTATTTCTGGCACCGCTTCTTCAGCCACCAGCCGGACCTCAATTACGACAATCCCGACGTGCGAAACGCCATGGCGTCGGTCATGGAATTCTGGTTGGACCAAGGGCTCGACGGATTTCGATGTGACGCCGTCCCCTACCTGTTCGAGCGGGAAAACACGATCTGCGAAAATCTTCCTGAAACTCATCGCTATCTCAAGGAAATCCGGAGCAGCATCGATCAACGCTACAAAGGCCGGGTCTTGCTGGCTGAAGCCAACCAATGGCCGAGCGACGTGCGCCCCTACTTCGGAGACGGGGACGAGTTTCACATGGCGTTCCATTTTCCGCTGATGCCCCGCCTGTTCATGGGAGTCCGGAGCGAAGACCGCCAGCCGATCATCGACATGTTCAAACACACACCGGACATTCCGCCCACCTGCCAATGGTGCCTGTTCCTCCGCAATCACGATGAATTGACGTTGGAGATGTGCACCGGGGAGGAGCGCGACTACATGTATTACGCCTATGCCCGTGATCCGCAGATGCGCCGGAACATCGGCATCGCGAGACGGCTCGCTCCGCTTCTGGACAATGATCGGCGGAAAATCGAATTGCTCAACAGCATCGTGTTCACCTTGCCGGGGAGCCCGATCATCTATTACGGCGACGAGATCGGCATGGGAGACAATATTCATCTGGGAGACCGCAACGGCGTGCGCACCCCGATGCATTGGACGGCCGACCGCAACGCCGGCTTCTCCAAGGCCGATCCCGCGCAATTGTTTCTCCCCGTTGTGGCCGACGCCGTCTACGGCTATCAGTCCGTCAATATCGATGCGCAGAAACAAGTGACGCATTCGCTCCTGAACTGGATGCGTCGGATGATCGCCGTCCGCAAGAAACATCGGGTGTTCGGGCGCGGGACGCTGGAGTTCCTGAATCCCGCGAACGAAAAAATTCTGGCGTATCTCCGCACCTACGAACAGCAGACGGTGCTGATGGTGCACAATCTCGCCGAATCGCCGCAGGCGGTCGAGCTCGATCTCCGGCGGTTCCGCGGCACGTTGCCCGAAGAACTCTTCGGAACGACTCGATTTCCCGTCATCGGGGAGCAACTCTACGTCCTGACGTTGGCCCCCTACGGTTCCTATTGGTTGCACCTTCCCCCGCTCCGGCAGCGCGACAACACCTACAGCATGGAATGGAGCGCCATTTGA
- a CDS encoding Fatty acid hydroxylase family (carotene hydroxylase/sterol desaturase), which translates to MDKGLYPYLLFWGIGLLFFAVEWRCPARPIAYRSVFWRDLLALGLYNLSFLTVVQVTDRIPILDYLPASLYNLPTVCKLLLFYLVEDFGLYWVHRLMHTKPVWRIHRWHHAPTYLYWLAGIRATIPHIILFNLTYVLALPLLHEASSWAFQVIMVEHIVRNNWMHMNVTWKSSWLEWVFVTPRYHHIHHSTDPAHQTANLGALLTIWDRLFGTYYDPDEVKGELSFGLSERVSPARLVIGL; encoded by the coding sequence ATGGATAAAGGGCTCTATCCCTACCTTCTGTTCTGGGGCATCGGTCTGTTGTTTTTTGCGGTCGAGTGGCGTTGTCCGGCCCGTCCGATCGCCTATCGGTCCGTGTTTTGGCGGGATCTGCTCGCGTTGGGGCTCTACAACCTGTCGTTCCTGACGGTCGTGCAGGTGACCGACCGCATTCCGATCCTCGACTATCTTCCCGCAAGCCTGTATAACCTGCCGACGGTCTGCAAGCTCCTGTTGTTCTATCTCGTCGAGGACTTCGGTCTGTATTGGGTGCACCGGCTTATGCATACCAAACCGGTCTGGCGCATTCACCGCTGGCACCATGCTCCGACCTACCTCTACTGGCTGGCCGGGATTCGCGCCACGATTCCCCATATTATCCTGTTCAACCTGACCTACGTCCTGGCTCTCCCCTTGCTCCACGAGGCTTCGTCCTGGGCGTTTCAGGTGATCATGGTAGAGCACATCGTCCGCAACAATTGGATGCATATGAACGTGACGTGGAAATCGAGCTGGTTGGAATGGGTATTCGTGACCCCGCGGTACCACCATATTCATCACAGCACGGATCCGGCCCACCAAACGGCCAACCTGGGTGCTCTGTTGACGATTTGGGATCGCCTGTTCGGGACCTATTATGACCCCGACGAGGTGAAAGGCGAGTTGTCGTTCGGTCTCTCTGAGCGGGTCTCGCCTGCGAGATTGGTGATCGGTCTGTAG
- a CDS encoding Membrane-bound lytic murein transglycosylase C — protein MHSRRWPSLLLGLTIPALLSGCETTDKMLGAAERAVGSSTGRTVLDIVGGKDPAEIARQRVENYGRDPQALLRDLRAIQRDFQALMAALTGEVGKKWGTKEVKVPEQKKYVKYTQNYRSRAIVDFDAGNILIETLDEKDPRASLKNAVVTTLLTPNDPRSVDLFSDKEITLTGDKEPYLLGLVVDRAGKPVRTPTEAEQFAESLLAKGPTTRQVERDDGQKTAHLVNIPMVTNFSHKQAEKYRGVVGQFAQRYQISPSLVFAIIRTESNFNPFAVSSAPAYGLMQLVPTSGGRDAYRKAKGEDKAPTRDYLFDPENNIELGTAYLNVLTYSQLDDVTDLVSREYCVISAYNTGAGNVFKTFSKDQRNALQQINGMQPAALYDRLRTALPYQETRDYLAKVVGFRKQFVSLGDNGAK, from the coding sequence ATGCATTCCAGACGTTGGCCTTCCCTGCTGCTCGGCCTGACCATTCCCGCGCTCCTCTCCGGTTGCGAAACCACCGATAAGATGCTCGGCGCCGCCGAACGGGCCGTCGGCAGCAGCACCGGAAGAACGGTCCTCGACATCGTCGGCGGCAAGGACCCGGCCGAAATCGCACGCCAACGAGTCGAGAACTATGGCCGAGATCCTCAGGCCCTGCTGCGGGACCTCCGGGCGATTCAACGCGACTTCCAGGCGCTCATGGCGGCCTTGACCGGAGAGGTCGGGAAAAAGTGGGGGACGAAAGAGGTCAAGGTGCCGGAGCAGAAGAAGTACGTCAAGTACACTCAAAACTATCGCAGCCGGGCCATCGTGGACTTCGATGCCGGGAACATCCTGATCGAAACGCTCGACGAGAAAGACCCGCGCGCGAGCCTGAAAAACGCCGTCGTCACCACGCTCCTGACGCCCAACGATCCCCGCAGCGTCGATCTCTTTTCGGACAAAGAAATCACCTTGACCGGAGACAAGGAACCCTATCTGTTGGGCCTGGTCGTGGATCGAGCCGGCAAGCCGGTGCGCACGCCGACGGAGGCGGAACAGTTTGCCGAATCACTGCTCGCCAAAGGGCCGACGACGCGTCAAGTCGAGCGGGACGACGGTCAGAAAACCGCGCACCTGGTCAACATCCCGATGGTGACCAACTTCTCGCACAAGCAGGCAGAGAAATACCGCGGGGTCGTCGGCCAGTTTGCGCAACGCTATCAGATCAGCCCGAGTCTCGTGTTCGCCATCATCCGCACGGAGAGCAATTTCAATCCCTTTGCCGTCAGCTCTGCGCCGGCCTATGGGTTGATGCAGTTGGTCCCCACCAGCGGCGGGCGCGACGCCTATCGCAAGGCGAAAGGCGAGGACAAGGCACCCACGCGCGACTACCTCTTCGATCCGGAAAACAACATCGAGCTGGGCACGGCCTACCTCAATGTGTTGACATATTCCCAGTTGGACGATGTCACCGACCTCGTCTCTCGGGAATACTGCGTCATCTCGGCCTACAACACCGGCGCCGGGAACGTGTTCAAGACCTTTTCCAAAGATCAGCGCAACGCCCTGCAGCAGATCAACGGCATGCAACCGGCTGCACTCTACGATCGCCTCCGCACCGCCCTCCCCTACCAGGAGACCCGCGACTATCTGGCAAAGGTCGTCGGGTTCCGCAAACAGTTCGTGAGCCTCGGCGACAACGGCGCCAAGTAG